The Euzebya sp. genome contains a region encoding:
- a CDS encoding adenine phosphoribosyltransferase, which translates to MSSDEAIDRLNAAVRDVADFPSPGITFKDITPLLADAELFAAAVEALARPYATAEIDAVVGIEARGFIFAAPIARVLGAGFVPLRKAGKLPSDTVEETYDLEYGTATIAVHVDAFDDGDRVLVVDDVLATGGTARAAANLVRRAGGHVVGLAVLIELGFLGGREVLDGVPLTTVLRY; encoded by the coding sequence ATGTCGTCTGATGAGGCCATCGATCGCCTGAACGCCGCCGTCCGGGACGTGGCGGACTTCCCCTCGCCCGGCATCACCTTCAAGGACATCACCCCGCTGCTGGCCGACGCCGAGCTGTTCGCCGCGGCGGTCGAGGCCCTGGCCCGCCCCTACGCGACCGCCGAGATCGACGCGGTCGTCGGGATCGAGGCCCGCGGGTTCATCTTCGCCGCCCCGATCGCCCGGGTGCTGGGCGCCGGGTTCGTGCCGCTCCGGAAGGCCGGGAAGCTGCCGAGTGACACGGTGGAGGAGACCTACGACCTCGAGTACGGCACCGCGACGATCGCGGTGCACGTCGACGCCTTCGACGACGGCGACCGGGTGCTGGTCGTCGACGACGTCCTGGCGACCGGTGGCACGGCACGTGCCGCGGCCAACCTGGTGCGCCGCGCCGGCGGGCACGTCGTCGGCCTCGCCGTGCTGATCGAGCTGGGGTTCCTCGGCGGGCGGGAGGTGCTGGACGGCGTGCCCCTCACGACCGTGCTGCGCTACTGA